In a single window of the Papaver somniferum cultivar HN1 chromosome 8, ASM357369v1, whole genome shotgun sequence genome:
- the LOC113301751 gene encoding cyclin-dependent kinase F-4-like — MDRYKIIKEVGDGTFGSVYRALNKQSGEVVAIKKMKRKYYSWEECINLREVKSLRKMNHPNIVKLKEVIRENDILYFVFEYMECNLYQLIKDKVKLFPEAEVRNWCFQVFQALAYMHQRGYFHRDLKPENLLVTKDLIKVADFGLAREVCSQPPYTEYVSTRWYRAPEVLLQSPLYNSAVDMWAMGGIMAELLSLRPLFPGSSEADEIYKICSVIGSPTQKSWAEGLQLQNSINYQFPQLPGVHLSVLIPSASDDATNLISSLCSWDPNKRPTAAEALQHPFFQSCYYVPPSLRARTAITRTPPSVGTKTTLEQRSTRRYSGTFSDTKPLRNFSSAKANTTLSPGVVPKKLEMDQQATNKLDKSVKVVAKQQQPKYRPPARNSPTSLYAGGRALRGVSDATEKLAQLTVSAGKVVAPPSKQQASAPPPRMKAGGWHGHTTDGFLGQPTHEIPSARNHSRRVAG, encoded by the exons ATGGATAG ATATAAGATTATCAAGGAAGTTGGTGATGGAACATTTGGAAGCGTTTATCGTGCTTTAAATAAGCAGTCTGGGGAAGTT GTtgcaataaagaagatgaagagaaagTATTATTCTTGGGAAGAGTGCATTAACCTGCGGGAAGTCAAG TCATTACGAAAGATGAACCACCCCAATATTGTGAAGCTCAAggaagtcataagagaaaatgacATCCTGTATTTCGTGTTCGAGTACATG GAATGCAACTTGTACCAACTAATTAAGGATAAGGTGAAGCTCTTCCCAGAAGCTGAAGTACGCAACTGGTGTTTTCAAGTATTTCAAGCTCTTGCATATATGCACCAGCGTGGATACTTTCATCGCGACCTTAAGCCTG AGAATTTGTTGGTTACAAAAGACCTGATTAAAGTTGCAGATTTTGGTCTTGCTCGAGAAGTTTGCTCCCAGCCGCCTTACACAGAATATGTCTCCACTCGCTG GTATCGAGCTCCTGAAGTTCTGCTCCAGTCACCATTGTACAATTCCGCAGTTG ATATGTGGGCTATGGGTGGTATCATGGCTGAATTGCTTTCACTCCGCCCTCTTTTTCCTGGTTCCAG TGAAGCGGATGAGATATACAAAATATGTAGTGTGATTGGCAGTCCAACTCAGAAATCATGGGCTGAGGGTCTTCAGCTTCAAAACTCAATCAACTATCAATTTCCTCAG TTACCAGGTGTCCACCTTTCTGTGCTTATTCCATCTGCTAGTGACGATGCTACAAATCTCATTAGT TCGCTATGTTCTTGGGACCCAAACAAGAGGCCAACAGCTGCTGAGGCACTACAGCATCCGTTCTTTCAG TCCTGCTATTATGTACCTCCATCTCTACGGGCAAGAACTGCAATTACTAGAACACCTCCATCTG TTGGAACTAAGACAACACTGGAGCAGAGGAGCACTAGAAGATACTCTGGAACTTTCTCTGATACAAAACCTTTGCGCAACTTCTCGTCTGCAAAGGCAAACACTACATTGAGTCCAG GGGTCGTACCAAAAAAGCTGGAAATGGATCAACAAGCTACGAATAAATTAGACAAATCTGTGAAGGTTGTTGctaaacaacaacaaccaaaataTCGACCGCCAGCAAGGAACAGCCCAA CTTCTCTTTATGCTGGAGGCAGGGCTCTTCGAGGGGTTTCGGATGCGACAGAAAAGTTGGCACAGCTGACAGTTAGCGCTGGGAAAGTTGTTGCTCCTCCCTCCAAGCAGCAAGCATCGGCACCACCACCACGTATGAAGGCTGGAGGTTGGCATGGCCACACCACTGATGGGTTCCTTGGACAACCTACTCACGAGATTCCCTCAGCCAGAAATCATTCGAGGAGGGTTGCAGGATGA